CGCCTGAGCTTCCGGGGGTGCTCTTCAGATCCGGGCAAGGTGACCCCCCCTGATTAGAATGGTTCCCTGGGCTTCGACGAAAGAGGTTCCATGTGTCAGATCAGGTCACTATCTTCCTGAGCGCATCGCTCTCCATCGCAAGCCTCACCTCTCTGGCCAGCCTCCTCCCTGTGGACATGCTTGTCCGCCAGAGCGCGTTTCCGTACGGATGGCCCACTGCCATATGTACGTTTGTTCCTCCACCTATGCGGGGCGCGACATCGTAGATGTAGAAGTTCAGATCCTTATCGACACACGTCTGCAGGCAGAACGGGCCGATTATCCCGGGAGGATAGTACTCCTTTGTCGCTGCAACATATTTCTCTGCGAGATCGAACGCCTTTTCCAGTAACGACTCTCTCAGAGTCGCGGAGTTGTGGCCGCAGACCGTGTACTCAGGGTTTATCTGCTTCTCGTTCAGCCTCAGCTGCTGCGGCGCCGGAAGCCTCACATGCCCGTCAAGGCTCGTCTCAAACCTCCAGTCGATCCCGAGAAGCTCGATGCGATCCCTCAGAGGCGAGTAGAAGAAGTCCAGGTTGAACACAGGGCCTATTATGTACCTCTCTATCCTCGCGAGCTCGAGGCCATCGCTGTCTATCACTCCCTGACGGAGAAGAAGCTCTGACTTCTCATAGTACTCCTCTGTGGATGCTGCCGTGAAGAAACCCCTCTCAAGCGTTTTGACGGCATGTGGCAGCTTTACTATGACAAGACAGTCGATCTCATCCGGCTCTATCTGCTCCGGGTATGGCAGACCTGCCTTCTCGAGGAGCCAGTAGTAGTCCATCTTGTCGCCCCGCTCCTCTGATCTGAGCAGGTTCCTGCTGCCCACGAGAGGTACCTCAAACTCATCCTCCACTGAGTCTATCCCGCAGTAAGATGTGAATGATCTGTTCGGAACAAAAAGGACGTTCTTTCTGATCAGCAGATCCTGCTGGTCGAGGATATCCTTGAACCTCTTTAAGACCACCACTTCATCAATCATTCCTGTGATTATCCTTCCATCCGGTGCCCGCTCCGCCCGGAAGTACTTCACATAGGTCCTCTCCCGCCCCTCCTGGCAGACCGCCAGGGTTCTGAACCCCTCCTCCACAGCGCCATCAGCGACATCGAGGGCGGAATGAGATGCGATCATGCCTATCCGCACATCATCCATCTCATATCCGTCCAGAATCTCATAGATCCTGCTGCGATCGATCAACTCGACACCTCAAAGCTGTATATGCTGACATGATTTATTATTTACCGATCTGGCCAGAGGCGATGTAGAGCTCACCTTTGCCATTTTCGACCAGATCTCCGACATATTTTTTGTAAGTCGAACCACCCAGCTCCACAGTCCCCTCGTGTACGAAGCTGGGGAGCACGCGCGCGCTCCCTGCGGTTATGCTGCCCTTGACCATCTCAGCCCCCGGGAGGTGAGCATGTCCGTGTATGCGGATGATTCCTCCCTGGTTCGCGCATCCCGGGAAGTCGCCGGCATCTCCCATGACCTCGATCGTCCCGCCACAGAGATGCTCGCCAAGGAATGCACCTGCGTTCCCCTTTATAATTATCTCGCCGCCGCGC
Above is a genomic segment from Methanothrix sp. containing:
- a CDS encoding formate--phosphoribosylaminoimidazolecarboxamide ligase family protein, yielding MIDRSRIYEILDGYEMDDVRIGMIASHSALDVADGAVEEGFRTLAVCQEGRERTYVKYFRAERAPDGRIITGMIDEVVVLKRFKDILDQQDLLIRKNVLFVPNRSFTSYCGIDSVEDEFEVPLVGSRNLLRSEERGDKMDYYWLLEKAGLPYPEQIEPDEIDCLVIVKLPHAVKTLERGFFTAASTEEYYEKSELLLRQGVIDSDGLELARIERYIIGPVFNLDFFYSPLRDRIELLGIDWRFETSLDGHVRLPAPQQLRLNEKQINPEYTVCGHNSATLRESLLEKAFDLAEKYVAATKEYYPPGIIGPFCLQTCVDKDLNFYIYDVAPRIGGGTNVHMAVGHPYGNALWRTSMSTGRRLAREVRLAMESDALRKIVT